In the Nitrospirota bacterium genome, one interval contains:
- a CDS encoding competence/damage-inducible protein A — protein MEKTAGIIIIGNEILSGKVRDINSPYLTDELRALGVNVLRISIIPDDIDEIGREVSEFSKKFDYAFTAGGVGPTHDDVTMAGIAKGFGLRIMRHPRLEEILRSRYGDSINDTILKMAEVPEGADIIVNKDLWLPAVYFKNIYIFPGIPKYLKMRFDAVKERFRCNPFLLRKVFIKAHETDIAPALYRVVETNPNVMVGSYPIIDNSQYKVMVTLESKREDSLNRAFSYLIEQLPEEIVIRAE, from the coding sequence ATGGAAAAAACAGCAGGGATTATCATTATTGGCAATGAAATCCTTTCAGGAAAGGTCAGGGATATAAATTCACCTTACCTAACTGATGAGCTCAGGGCACTGGGTGTCAATGTCCTTCGCATTTCAATTATTCCGGATGATATTGATGAAATCGGCAGGGAAGTCTCAGAATTTTCAAAAAAATTCGACTATGCCTTTACAGCAGGCGGGGTTGGGCCAACCCATGACGATGTTACTATGGCAGGGATTGCAAAGGGGTTTGGCCTCAGGATAATGAGACATCCCAGACTTGAAGAAATCCTGCGGTCTCGTTACGGGGATTCCATCAATGACACTATCCTTAAAATGGCTGAAGTCCCGGAAGGTGCAGACATTATTGTAAATAAGGACCTGTGGCTCCCAGCCGTATATTTTAAGAACATCTATATCTTTCCCGGAATACCAAAGTATCTAAAAATGAGATTTGATGCAGTAAAAGAACGTTTCCGCTGCAATCCTTTTCTCCTGAGAAAGGTGTTTATTAAAGCGCATGAAACCGATATAGCACCAGCACTTTACAGGGTCGTTGAAACCAACCCAAATGTTATGGTGGGGTCATATCCCATTATTGATAATTCCCAATACAAGGTCATGGTGACTCTAGAATCCAAGCGTGAAGATTCCCTCAACAGGGCATTCAGCTACCTTATAGAACAGCTCCCCGAAGAGATCGTTATCAGGGCTGAATAA